A genome region from Clostridium sp. JN-9 includes the following:
- a CDS encoding nucleoside-triphosphatase: MINIITGRVNSGKTTELIKIYNRLGKGDGFYNRKLYSHGHYAGQEIVILSSRKSKLWACHGTRPQNFQQCLCYGTYCFSKGGAEYAENTINSILKSGIEPVYIDEIGPLELQEKGFHRLFKCCLEANKEIYVVIRESCVEAVIKKYNITNYKIINVNNMFPQTDV, from the coding sequence ATGATAAACATTATTACTGGAAGAGTCAATTCAGGAAAGACAACTGAACTTATTAAGATTTATAACAGACTTGGAAAAGGCGATGGATTTTATAATAGAAAGTTATATTCTCATGGACATTATGCAGGACAGGAAATTGTTATACTTTCCAGCAGGAAAAGTAAGCTGTGGGCATGCCATGGGACTAGGCCTCAAAACTTTCAGCAGTGTCTTTGCTATGGAACATACTGCTTTTCAAAAGGGGGAGCAGAATATGCTGAAAATACAATAAATTCTATTTTAAAATCAGGAATAGAGCCTGTTTATATAGATGAAATAGGACCTTTAGAACTTCAGGAAAAGGGGTTTCATAGGCTGTTTAAATGCTGTCTGGAAGCTAATAAAGAAATCTATGTAGTAATTAGGGAGAGCTGTGTTGAAGCTGTAATCAAAAAATATAATATTACAAATTATAAAATAATTAATGTTAATAATATGTTCCCCCAGACTGATGTCTGA
- a CDS encoding nucleotidyltransferase family protein: MGIDGVVLAAGLSSRFGRYKLTLDILGKTVIERCIEPMYDMCSSIIVVGGHNYDVLCHTLKPYGKVKLIFNENYTEGMFSSIKKGILKVQQDKFIITPGDYPIIKKETYLKLLSIDNDIVVPSYKNINGHPVLIKSCLINKIISGGYSSMREFINEHGFSNICTEDEGILLDIDTHEDYREIMKKF; this comes from the coding sequence ATGGGTATTGACGGTGTTGTATTGGCAGCCGGGCTATCTTCAAGATTTGGAAGATATAAATTGACTTTGGATATTTTGGGGAAAACAGTTATAGAAAGATGTATAGAGCCTATGTATGATATGTGCTCCAGCATAATTGTTGTTGGAGGGCATAATTATGATGTGCTTTGTCACACATTAAAACCATATGGAAAAGTGAAACTGATTTTTAATGAGAATTATACTGAAGGTATGTTCAGTTCTATAAAAAAAGGAATACTTAAGGTACAGCAGGATAAATTCATAATAACTCCTGGAGATTATCCCATAATAAAAAAAGAAACTTACTTGAAGCTGCTATCAATTGACAATGACATAGTAGTGCCATCTTATAAAAACATTAATGGTCATCCTGTGCTTATAAAAAGCTGTCTTATTAATAAAATCATATCAGGAGGATATTCCAGCATGAGGGAATTTATAAATGAGCATGGCTTTTCTAATATATGCACAGAAGATGAAGGCATATTACTAGACATAGATACTCATGAGGATTATAGGGAAATTATGAAAAAATTTTAA
- a CDS encoding FAD binding domain-containing protein: protein MIPFDFEYYKPETIEEAVQIYSDLNSEGKKPLYYGGGTEIISMARAFNVYTEAVIDIKGIPECNVHQLKHNKLIIGSAVTLTQIAEADLFPVLALTVQRIADHTIQDKITLGGNIAGTIIYRESVLPLLIADSEVTIASLNGLKQVPLMDIFEKRIKLNSGDLIVNAAIDSHFLSLPYVHSKRTKSDKIDYPLITLAALKDNNRINIAFSGVCSYPFRSLLIEDYLNDTSLPDNIRVDNAINSIPDLVLNDLTGSAEYRKFMLQKMLMEVLSKLEGK from the coding sequence ATGATACCTTTTGATTTTGAATATTACAAACCTGAAACAATTGAAGAAGCAGTTCAAATTTACTCTGACTTAAATAGTGAAGGTAAAAAGCCTTTGTATTATGGGGGTGGAACTGAGATTATAAGTATGGCAAGAGCATTTAATGTATATACTGAGGCTGTAATTGATATAAAGGGGATTCCAGAATGTAATGTCCATCAGTTAAAGCACAATAAACTTATTATTGGTTCAGCTGTTACCCTTACACAAATTGCTGAGGCAGATTTATTTCCTGTACTTGCATTGACAGTGCAGAGAATAGCTGATCATACCATACAGGACAAAATTACACTAGGTGGAAACATTGCAGGTACAATTATATACCGTGAATCTGTACTGCCCCTTTTAATAGCCGACAGTGAAGTGACTATAGCAAGCTTAAATGGCTTAAAACAGGTACCCCTAATGGATATATTCGAAAAAAGAATAAAACTAAATAGCGGAGATCTTATAGTAAATGCAGCCATAGACAGCCATTTTCTCTCTCTTCCGTATGTGCATTCAAAAAGAACTAAAAGCGATAAAATTGATTACCCTCTTATTACTCTTGCTGCACTTAAAGATAATAATAGAATAAATATAGCTTTTAGCGGAGTCTGCAGCTATCCCTTCAGGTCTTTATTAATTGAAGACTATTTAAATGATACTAGTCTTCCAGATAATATCAGGGTTGACAATGCAATAAATAGTATACCAGACTTGGTACTAAATGATTTAACCGGATCAGCTGAGTATAGAAAATTTATGCTGCAAAAAATGCTTATGGAAGTTTTATCAAAACTGGAGGGAAAATAA